The genomic interval ATAGGAAATACAATAAAACTGGGAAGGTACTGACCTAGAACAGGAAGGGCGATCGCGCTTGAGGTGACTCTAGGTTGGGTGAAGCGTGCGATCGCACTCGTCGCCATATCTAACCCTAGATCGCAGTCATTTGTCAAATTTGCCACTATCATCTCTTATAAGCTTAAACAGAAAGGGTGCTACTTCAGTTCTAGAAGAATTTTCTAGATAATCCTTCACCATCGAGGGAAAACCTTCTCCTGAATCGCTTAACAACTACCTGACTGTGATTAACCTCATATGACCCGTCCTGATAATCGTGCTAGATTTCCAGCCAATTCATCTAGGGTACAGTCCGAGTTACTCAGTGATTCAGGACGCCAGACATCTACCCCCCAGAGGCTTGTCATGATTAGAGATGCATTACCGGAAGACTATTCGACTGAACCAGGTTTAACGTCGAGTCAGTTATTGCGGACGCTAGGACAAGCTCAAAATCTTATTTATAAGTTTTTTCTGGAAATTGTTGATACCCTGCCACCAGAGGATGTTTTATTAGAATTCAAGCGCCTTTTTATCAACCATATTAATGTCACCAGCTCCGAAGTACAGCAAGCTCTTTATGATATTTTATTTGTTAATAACGAAGAAGAGTTTCGTCATACGCTGAAACGATGTTGCTATATTCTTGTTAATAACTGGGAAGCGTCTCGTCACCATCAATCTATTCAAAATCTGGTTAATCTTTTTGAAGATCCAGCGATTAGTCAATATAGTCCTTCTCCCACTACAAAACGCCTGAGAATGTGGTTGCTGAACTTTATTAATAGTTCAGACTTTCAGGAAATTAAACTATTTTGTTCGCGGATTGATACGCCTGAAGTTGAGCATTGGACAGAGCGCTTTACGGCTTATCTACTGGTTCCCCAATACGTTAACTTTAAAAATCCGGTCGAACAGCGAGAAGCCGCCAGAGCGCGATCGCAGCAGATCAAGGAGCGCTTTAAGTTTGACCTGGCTATGTACACAGCGCATTCTCAGTCTAAAGTTATTAACCCCGTTAAAACCTATAAAAATCCAACGAGCTTAGGCGAAGAAGTTCTCCGACTCATTAAGGTAATTTTAGCTAGACGCGGCCCTTTTAACTATCTCAATCTTGCCAATATATTTCTCAAGCAAATCGAAAGCTTAAATTACAAAGAATTTAAGGATGCTCTCATAGAATATCTCGCCTTTTCCATTGAACAGAAAGATTTTATTGAAACGCTTCGCTCTCATCTTTCCAAGAAATTTGTTCGGCTTTACGAAAGTCACGATGAAGATACTGTTACTAAAGCCTTGATTTTGAGGACTTGCAATAAAATTATTAGTTATCTAACCACAGAAAATCGCAAAGACCCTTCTCCCCTATTTATTTTATTACTTTCTCAAGGTAATCCGCTACCGCTCGTGATTATTTTGCTCAAAATTATTTTGGTTTCCAAGCCAAGCCGTATTTTTCTAGAAGCGCGTGTAGCGGAGTTGATTTTATACTATCAAAACTATGATGAAACCGATTGTCGGTGGATTATCGACTTTATGGAAATTCTCAATATTGCGTTTGCGATCTATGCTGAAAACGTTCAATATAACTTAATCAAAATGAATGGTGAAGGATTGGAAGACAAAACGCTGGTTGATTTAGATGATTATCGCGTATTCTCACAAATGAATCAGGCTTCTACAACAGAAGATATTCCAGAGGAACTTGAAATTGATGAGAACCCTTAGTTATTAATGCTACGTCTCTAGGGGCGATCGCGCGGAGACATTTTACAGCAAAATAATGACTAATAACTCGGAAAATGATGTATTTCACTTTTTCAAATTGCCTTACAACCCTCATTTCCTTTAAATTCGTTACTATAAAACGAGCTTAAATTGGCAGAAGAACCCCTCGTTTAACACCTTTTTAATCCTCTCTACCCCAAGTGATACGCAAATTGTTAGCAAAACGTTAACCTAATATGTAACTTCAGCTAGAGGAAACGAAATTCTTCTCTTCTTATTCTAGAAAAGAGTTGCTCAAAGAGAGCGAACTCAGATTTTTGTCTGGGGTTCCCTTTGAGCTGACTCATAGAAAAACACAACGAATAAGTCGTAGTAAACGACACACAGGGAGGAAATTTATGATCAGTCGTTGGCTAAAGAAAATTAATCTCAGACAAGTTTTAACTGTATTTCTAGCCGGTGTTCTTCTAGTCATTAGTACCGCTTGCAGTAACAATGCGCTAGCTAGAACCGCCGATCAAGTTGAAGATGAAGTTCCCAGTTCGGCTTTAACCAACAAGTTTGAAGGCGGAATGAACAACTATCGCGACACCGATCCGCGTAGAGACACCAAAGGCGCAGATGCTAAAGCTGAAGGTTTAGTCCGCAACTCTCAACGCAATCTTGATAAAAGCGTTGACGGACCCGGCGAGTACGTGCAGAACGTCAAAGAAGGTGCTTCTTTAGAAGGACCCAAGAAAGCGGGCGAAAGTCTCTCTGAAGCCGCCAGCAACACGGCTGAAGACTTCGCCGAAGGAACCGAACGCGGTTTTAAAAATCTGCAAAAGAACGCTAGCCGAGCCGTTGATGGAATTGGCGATACTGTAGGAGATGCAGCAGATAATGCTAGCGATACGGTTGAACGCAGTGCTGACAACGTGAAAAAAGCCGCCCAGAAAGCAACTGGCGAAATGAAGACCACTCGCGACTAAGCTTATAAACTACGCTTCATAACATTTGCAAGAGCAAGTTAACTCAACTTGCTCTTTTCTGATGCAATCGGCATCTGAGCTTGTTCGTACCAGCAGTTTAAGGCAATTTGGTGTAAGGTGCGCCACGGCAGTTGGTGGGTTTTGGCTAACCGCGCGCAGTCTTCATATTCAGGTTGAACGTTGCTGAGGCGATCGCCCATCCAAGCCAGCTTAACCCGGATCGGCCCATAGGGCGTTTGTAAAGACTGAATCTCGCGTCGCAGCGCCACCCGTTGTTGCAGAGAATGGCGGATACCGAGGGTTGTGGTTTCGCGAAACATAATCGCTTCGCATTGCGATCGCGCTTCTGGCCAACAAATAACCGTCAGCAGTACCCCCAAACGCGATTTTTTCATCATCACCGGTTGAGTAAACACATCCAACGCCCCCGCCGCCAATAGCAGATCGAAGACATAGGCGATCGCCTGCGGAGAGAGATCGTCAATTTGCGTTTCCAGAACCGACACCGTTTCGCGTTGCACCGCATCCGCATCCTGGGTCATTTCCCCCACCCAGAGGCGCAAAATATTGGGAATCGGGAGTTGGCGAGTCCCCGCCCCTAAGCCAATGCTTTGCAGCGTCATCGCTGGAGGCGGGCCAAACTGGGTGGCTAAAGTGATGGCGATCGCCGCCCCCGTCGGCGTCACCAACTCCCGCTCAATCCCATTACTGTAAACCGGAACCTGACGCATTTCCCACAACTTCAGCACCGCCGGAACCGGAACGGGTAAGCGTCCGTGAGCCGCCCAAACCGTTCCCCCACCCGTCGGTAAAGGCGAGCAATACAGCGCCTCAATCCCTAACCAATCCAAACCCAAACAAGTCCCCACAATATCTACAATCGCATCAGTCGCCCCCACCTCATGAAAATGAACTTTTTGGGGAGAAATACCATGCACTGCCCCTTCCGCCTCAGCAAGCTTGCGGAAAATCGCCAAACTCCAGTCTGTCACCTGTTGAGGCAACTCCGCCCTCAAAATCATTCGCTCAATTTCCGGCAAATGTCGAGTGGCGCTATGGGAGTGGTGTTCTTCTTCTGAGGAATGGTGATGGGAGTGGCGTTCTTCCTTTGGGGAATGGTGATGGGAGTGGTGTTCTTCCTTTGGCGAATGGTGGTGTCCTACCGAACTCTCGGCAGACAGCCTCACCTGAACCTTCGTCGCCTGTTGACCTTGATGGCGGACGAACTCCGATACAAGCTGGTACTCTGTGGCGATCCCTAATCGGTTAAGGTTGTCTATTAGGTACTCCAGGGGAACGCCTGCATGAACTAACGCTCCCAAGCACATATCTCCAGCAATTCCCGTCGGGCAATCTAGATAAGCAACTTTTTTCACAATCGCCAACCCCCTTGGCACCATCCAAGCTGAAA from Desertifilum tharense IPPAS B-1220 carries:
- a CDS encoding DUF6658 family protein, which gives rise to MISRWLKKINLRQVLTVFLAGVLLVISTACSNNALARTADQVEDEVPSSALTNKFEGGMNNYRDTDPRRDTKGADAKAEGLVRNSQRNLDKSVDGPGEYVQNVKEGASLEGPKKAGESLSEAASNTAEDFAEGTERGFKNLQKNASRAVDGIGDTVGDAADNASDTVERSADNVKKAAQKATGEMKTTRD
- the larC gene encoding nickel pincer cofactor biosynthesis protein LarC, with protein sequence MKKVAYLDCPTGIAGDMCLGALVHAGVPLEYLIDNLNRLGIATEYQLVSEFVRHQGQQATKVQVRLSAESSVGHHHSPKEEHHSHHHSPKEERHSHHHSSEEEHHSHSATRHLPEIERMILRAELPQQVTDWSLAIFRKLAEAEGAVHGISPQKVHFHEVGATDAIVDIVGTCLGLDWLGIEALYCSPLPTGGGTVWAAHGRLPVPVPAVLKLWEMRQVPVYSNGIERELVTPTGAAIAITLATQFGPPPAMTLQSIGLGAGTRQLPIPNILRLWVGEMTQDADAVQRETVSVLETQIDDLSPQAIAYVFDLLLAAGALDVFTQPVMMKKSRLGVLLTVICWPEARSQCEAIMFRETTTLGIRHSLQQRVALRREIQSLQTPYGPIRVKLAWMGDRLSNVQPEYEDCARLAKTHQLPWRTLHQIALNCWYEQAQMPIASEKSKLS